In the genome of Paenibacillus pabuli, the window GCAATTGGACAATACAATGAAAAAATATATCAAACAATAACCGTACACTGGCATAAAAAAACAAAAGCAGCTGCGCCCCGGGGCGTACGCTGCTCTTTGGTATGGTTAACCTATTCCCCCGGGGCATCCGCTGCGACTAGCGTTTGCGAGAAGTTGTGCGGGATTTACCTGATTTTTTCATGGATTTTTTCTTAACGTTGTGGCTTGAAACATAACAAGGATCTTCTTCTTTGACCACGACAGGGTACATATGATGATGAATTGGCACACAATGATGCTTTTTAATGACTTCGATCGGGTGGATTACAGGTACGATTTGCGGGATATAGTAATCTTCAACAACCTGGACTGGATCACATACAATCGGACAAAGTGGTGGACAGAAATGACTCATTACAAACCAACTCCCTTTCAAGTGATACTATAACGTATTGCACATGGTCCGTTGAGGATTGGATGTATGTCCATATTGGTGAAAATTATATAAGCGGGAGCCTGTCCGCAGTTGTCCCTCCCTGTTGAGGTCTAACGGCCTCTATCACCCTGCATAAAACCCGCAGCCCTTCACATAATCGTTCCTGATCCGTAACAGTAAAGCAGATCCGTAAACTCGCTGTATCCGTTTCCCCCACATAACAGGCTGATCCAGGCAGAAAGGAAACCCCTGCGATAAGCGACTGGCGATGCAGTTCACGCATATCCACGCCATCGGGCAATTGCAGCCACAAGTTTAGTCCCCCATCAGGCAAAGTCCAGTACATCCCCGGAGAACCATGTTCCTCTAATACCGTCGATGCAGCAAGCAGACGGGAATACAATTCATCCCTCAATCGCGCCGCATACGAACTGTATTGATGCTGTATGAATGATTGCAATGCTTTTTGTGTAAGAAGCGGACTCCCAAGATCCGCAGTGGATTTAGCAGCAACAAGTCGGGTAAGCACACTCCCATCTGCAACCGCACACGCCACACGACAGCCGGGAGACAGTACTTTGCTGAAGCTTTTGATATATATCACATGCCCCGTCCCATCCATTGATTTAATGGAGGCAGGGGGCGGATCACGAAAATACAGATCGGCAAACGGATCATCCTCCAAAATGAGACAATGGTAACTCTGAGCAAGATTAAGCAGCTGCGCACGCCGTTTGGCACTCATTGTAATGCCTGTAGGATTGTGAAACGTAGGAATGGTATAAATCAACTTGGGCGGGTATGTATCACATAACCGGGTTAACAGATCAATTCGCATACCATCGTCATCCATTGGAACTGTAATGATCTTCGCTCCTCGGCTTGTAAACACATCAATTGCTCCGGTATAGCTTGGTGCTTCCATGTAAACAACGTCTCCAGGCCCAACAAATGTACGCGCTACAAGATCAATTCCCTGTTGGGTACCGCTCGTAATCAGCATCCGTTCAGGCATTACCCGCAGCCCTCTTTCGGCAAAATGCGCGGAAAATGTCTGACGCAGCTCACGATCACCTTGAAAAGAGCCATAGGCCGCCATGCGCTCTGGATGATCCGAGGAAAGCCGATATGCACTGTCAATTATCTCTCGTGTTGGCAACAATTCCGGCTGAATGGCTGACATATGCAGTTCAAATTTGACTTGAGGAGATGCATCAAAATGTCGCCAGAGCTGAGCTCGGGGTAAATAATCCACAAGAGCCATCTGCCAATTCCATGGCGTGCTGGATTCATTCTTTGCTTGAGTACGGTGAGTCCTCTCCATATCCTCTGTTATCTCCAGCTCTTGTGCCCCCCTTACATAACATCCCTTCCCCTGAGAACAGGTAATCAGTTGTATGGCTTCGAGCTCGGCATAGGCTTTGGACACGGTAACCAGGCTGACGCCCAGATCTGCGGTCATTTTACGTACAGAGGGCAGACGAGTCCCAGGCTCTATTAGTCCAGACCTTATTCGGTCTGCAAGTGTAAGGGCAATCTGAACATACAACTTGGTGCTGCTTCCTCGCTTCAATTCAATGTGCACACGTATGCCCTCCCAACTGTTATGATTAGCATTTTACTGTTATACTGCATTCCGTCTATTATAGTTTATAATATCAGTATAACAGTGAATAACAGGAGATGAGAATAATATGAATATCCCTTGGTCCAAAATGGCACAAAATACCCCGTCCTCTGTCGTTCGCGACATGTTACAGGCTGCCCAGGCACCTGGAATGATTTCTCTTGCCGGAGGTCTGCCTGCTCAGTCATCCTTCCCGCTTGAAGCTATCCGTGACGCATACGAAAAGGTATTCATGGGCGGCTCAGCGGCTCTTCAATATGCAGAGACAGAAGGTTTCCGACCATTACGCGCCAAAATTGCCGAACGTCTTGAATCCAAGGGCATTCCCGCTTCACCTGATCACATGCTTCTGACCACCGGATCACAGCAATCCATTGACCTGGTGTGCCGAATTTTGCTCGATCCAGGCGACAGCGTTCTGGTTGAATCACCAACCTATCTGGCTGCCCTTCAGGTGATACACTCCTATCAGGCTGAGGCACAGGGTGTTACCTGTGATGATGACGGAATGTTGCCTGAATCACTGGAGGAACAGCTCCAACAGCATCATCCAAAGCTCGTCTATATTAACCCTACTTTCTCCAACCCGTCGGGCAAAGTATGGAGTCGTTCCAGACGGCAACAAGCCGTGGATCTGTGTCGGAAATATGGAGTACTGATCCTGGAAGACGATCCCTATGGTGAAATCCGATTTAAACCTGAACAACTGGATGCCCCTTCACTGGCGCAACTGGATGCAGCGTCCTATGAGGGTCCATCCAATGTCATCTACACCAGCACATTCTCCAAAACAGTAGCTCCCGGCCTCCGCACTGGCTGGATATTGGCTGCTCCGGATGTAATCAAAATCGCTGCCCGCGCCAAACAGGGTGCGGACTTGCATTCCAGCAGCATCGACCAAAGAGCACTTCATGCGCTATTGGAGTCTTTCGATTTGGACGGGCATATTCGCAATATATCACTGGATTATGAACAACGGATGATTAAAATGACCTCTCTTATGGCTGCAAAATCATGGGAAGGTATCTCCTGGAATTCACCACAAGGTGGAATGTTTTTATGGTTGCAGCTGCCTGAAGGCATGCTGGCCAGCAATCTGTTTACTTATGGAATACAGGAGAAAGTATGCATTGTACTAGGGGATTCCTTCTACGCGGGCACGCCGGAACTAAACCGTATGCGGATCAACTTTACCCACACCGATCCAGATCTGCTTCCCGAGGCTGTAGAGCGTATGGACCGTGCCATTCAACGCTGGCATGCATCATTACAGTCGGATAGTGTAGTTACGTTATAAGGAACTGTCATCCACTGTATTATTAGGAACAAATTTCTCTTTCTACATCTACAACGAATAACAACAAAAATAAGGCGTCAGACCCGAGAAAGCTTCAAGTCTGACGCCTTATTTATATTTACCTGAAAGTCCAGGAATTCTTTTGAAGTTTAATTGCGTCCTTCTAATCAGTCAGGCACATCAGGTACAATCGTTCTGTTTGCCCTTGACTGATCGTGGACCATACTTGCTAGTGTTGTGTTGTAGTTAGGAAAGCTTACCGTAAGCCGGGTTCTGTGCTCTTCGTGGTTCAGACGGGAACTACCCTCCCACCACAAGCGACAATCATCTATCTAGGCCATACATTGCTGCACAGCTCAAGCGACCAACCTAGACACACCTCGGGCTAAGGCTGCCTGCTCCGAAGAGTCGACTGTGTCCCATTAGGTCTTGCTCCAGATGGGGTTTACCAGGAACGAAGTCACCAGCGTTCCTCGGGGTCTCTTACACCTCGGTTCCATCCTTGCCTGTGCCGGAAAATCCGGCCATCGGCGGTCCATTTCTGTGGCACTATCCTTCAACTCGCGCTGACTGGACGTTATCCAGCATCCTGCCCTGTGGAGCCCGGACTTTCCTCTCGTGGCAACAAAGGCCACCAGCGATTGTCTGTCAAGCTTTCCGAACAACATTAATAGTATACAGGCATTTGAGTATACAAACAAGCTTAATCTTACTGGAAATGATGTATCCGAATGCTTTTAGATAAACTGGAATACTTCCGTGTTTACCTCGGATGCGGTTACTTGCGTCTCATAACGTTTTTCTTCCAAACGTGAACGCAGCCAGTCCGCAGTTTTCGGTTTCATGATTTTCTCGGCATTATGCCCGGCGTCGATGATGCACATACCCGCCATCAGCGCATCATGAGCCGTATGATAATCAATGTCTCCTGTTACAATGACATCTGCACCTTTGAATCGTGCAGGAAGGGTATAACGGCTGCCTGAGCCGCCAAGCACTGCTACTTTTTTGATTTGACGATTGAGATCGCCTACCACTCGAACGTATGGCACATCCAGTTGGGCCTTCACGACCTCCACCAGCTCACCGAGTGTCTTTGGTTGTTTTAGCGGTCCCAAGCGCCCCAGACCGAGCGTACGGCCTTTTAAATCCATTGCGTACAGGTCATAGGCCACTTCCTCATACGGATGAGCCTTCAGCATCGCTTGTACAACCTTGCTGCGCAGACTTTGCGGTACGATGGTCTCAATGCGTATTTCCTCTACACGCTCCATCTGTCCCTGTGTACCAATAAAAGGCTGCGTCCCTTCTCCCGGTACAAAAGTACCTGTGCCTTCCGTATTGAAGCTGCACTTGTTGTATTGACCGATACTGCCAGCGCCCGCTTCGAGGATCGCCTGGAGCACCTGCTCATGATGGGTGCGGGGTACAAATACAGCCAGTTTGAACAATTGATCTGTATGTACATCCTCAAGTGACTCCTTGCTCTCCATTCCGATGGCCTCGGCCATCCAGTCATTCATTCCACCTTCAGCCACATCCAGATTGGTATGACTAATGTACACCGCAATATCATGCTTGATCAGCTTCTCGTACAGTTTCCCCATGGGTGTGTCCGTATTCAATGATTTGACCGGACGGAAAATGATGGCATGATGGGCAATAATCAGATTGGCTCCAATTCGAATGGCCTCATCTACAACTTCGTTTGTCACATCAAGTGCGATAAGAACGTGTGTAATTTCCTTTTGCAGACTGCCCAGCTGAAGACCAATCCGATCGTCCGGCACAGCCAGATGTTTGGGAGCAAGCTGCTCCATCCATTGAATTACCGTTTGACCTTTGGCAAACATGAGAGTACCTCCTTCAAGTTTACGATAAGACGCTCCACCTCAGCTGCCTTGTCCCGCGAAGACTCCTGATCGGATTTGGAGATCGACTGCTGAACACTTTGCAGCTTGACGATTTCACTCTCCCATTTGGCAAAAAACACATCCGTAGGACGGTCTGTCAAATAAGGTCCCATGCGTAGCAGCAAATCTGATGTCAATTCCACTCCGCCTTCCAGCGGACGTGCGCGATATACTTCCTCATTGGCGATTGGACTGAGGTTTTGCGGCATAGCTGTAATAATCTCGTACACTTTGCCGTCTTCCTCAAGCAGCTGTTCTGCAACCACCACCCAGTGATGGTTGAGCAACCAGCGTCTGAGAATATCTTCACCAACATTCGGCTGCAAAATAAGAAGCTTAACCTCATCCAATTTGGAGAGGCCTCGATCCAAAATTGAGGCAATGAGTGCCCCTCCCATACCGGCAATGGTGATAACATCCACTTCTCCAGCAGAGATGACATCCAAACCATCTCCACGACGTACTGTGATCCGTTCCTTCAGACCCGCATCGCTGACTTGCTTGCGTGCAGCTTCATAAGGGCCGGGGTTAACTTCTCCGGCTACTGCACTTGCTGCTTTCCCGCTGCGTACTGCCGCTACCGGAAGCAAAGCGTGGTCTGAACCAATATCAGCCAATCGGCTGCCTTCGGGAATTTGATCATGTATTTGCTGTAATCGATTCGAAAGTTTCATGAAGCACCTGCACTATTCATTTAATTTATTGATTTGCATTGAACAACAAAAAGCGATAAAATGAAATCCAATAAAACATTTCAAGGATGAATTACCAAAACCAAGAAATTTAGTTGTTCAATTTAAAAATAAAGGAGACCCCGCCGCCGCTTAAGCGTCTTGCGGAAAGTCTCCCAGTAGTGATGTTATTCGAGGAAATCCTTAAGCCGTTTACTGCGGCTAGGGTGACGCAATTTACGAAGAGCCTTGGCTTCAATTTGACGAATACGCTCACGCGTAACACCAAATACCTTGCCCACTTCTTCCAGCGTTCTTGTACGTCCATCGTCCAGAC includes:
- a CDS encoding PLP-dependent aminotransferase family protein — protein: MHIELKRGSSTKLYVQIALTLADRIRSGLIEPGTRLPSVRKMTADLGVSLVTVSKAYAELEAIQLITCSQGKGCYVRGAQELEITEDMERTHRTQAKNESSTPWNWQMALVDYLPRAQLWRHFDASPQVKFELHMSAIQPELLPTREIIDSAYRLSSDHPERMAAYGSFQGDRELRQTFSAHFAERGLRVMPERMLITSGTQQGIDLVARTFVGPGDVVYMEAPSYTGAIDVFTSRGAKIITVPMDDDGMRIDLLTRLCDTYPPKLIYTIPTFHNPTGITMSAKRRAQLLNLAQSYHCLILEDDPFADLYFRDPPPASIKSMDGTGHVIYIKSFSKVLSPGCRVACAVADGSVLTRLVAAKSTADLGSPLLTQKALQSFIQHQYSSYAARLRDELYSRLLAASTVLEEHGSPGMYWTLPDGGLNLWLQLPDGVDMRELHRQSLIAGVSFLPGSACYVGETDTASLRICFTVTDQERLCEGLRVLCRVIEAVRPQQGGTTADRLPLI
- a CDS encoding PLP-dependent aminotransferase family protein, whose protein sequence is MNIPWSKMAQNTPSSVVRDMLQAAQAPGMISLAGGLPAQSSFPLEAIRDAYEKVFMGGSAALQYAETEGFRPLRAKIAERLESKGIPASPDHMLLTTGSQQSIDLVCRILLDPGDSVLVESPTYLAALQVIHSYQAEAQGVTCDDDGMLPESLEEQLQQHHPKLVYINPTFSNPSGKVWSRSRRQQAVDLCRKYGVLILEDDPYGEIRFKPEQLDAPSLAQLDAASYEGPSNVIYTSTFSKTVAPGLRTGWILAAPDVIKIAARAKQGADLHSSSIDQRALHALLESFDLDGHIRNISLDYEQRMIKMTSLMAAKSWEGISWNSPQGGMFLWLQLPEGMLASNLFTYGIQEKVCIVLGDSFYAGTPELNRMRINFTHTDPDLLPEAVERMDRAIQRWHASLQSDSVVTL
- a CDS encoding Nif3-like dinuclear metal center hexameric protein gives rise to the protein MFAKGQTVIQWMEQLAPKHLAVPDDRIGLQLGSLQKEITHVLIALDVTNEVVDEAIRIGANLIIAHHAIIFRPVKSLNTDTPMGKLYEKLIKHDIAVYISHTNLDVAEGGMNDWMAEAIGMESKESLEDVHTDQLFKLAVFVPRTHHEQVLQAILEAGAGSIGQYNKCSFNTEGTGTFVPGEGTQPFIGTQGQMERVEEIRIETIVPQSLRSKVVQAMLKAHPYEEVAYDLYAMDLKGRTLGLGRLGPLKQPKTLGELVEVVKAQLDVPYVRVVGDLNRQIKKVAVLGGSGSRYTLPARFKGADVIVTGDIDYHTAHDALMAGMCIIDAGHNAEKIMKPKTADWLRSRLEEKRYETQVTASEVNTEVFQFI
- a CDS encoding tRNA (adenine(22)-N(1))-methyltransferase — encoded protein: MKLSNRLQQIHDQIPEGSRLADIGSDHALLPVAAVRSGKAASAVAGEVNPGPYEAARKQVSDAGLKERITVRRGDGLDVISAGEVDVITIAGMGGALIASILDRGLSKLDEVKLLILQPNVGEDILRRWLLNHHWVVVAEQLLEEDGKVYEIITAMPQNLSPIANEEVYRARPLEGGVELTSDLLLRMGPYLTDRPTDVFFAKWESEIVKLQSVQQSISKSDQESSRDKAAEVERLIVNLKEVLSCLPKVKR